From a region of the Nitrospira sp. genome:
- a CDS encoding MFS transporter: MSETIHPDRREPSPPSPLRWMILGLLFAISVVTYIDRVNISVTAREMMPALGLTDQQMGYVFSAFVVGYALFQVPGGWLSDRWGIRIVLTIALIWWSCFTAWTAMAATSFLAGSLGIVGALALVRFLLGVGEAAALPTFNRAVTDWLPPHERGLGIGTAIGGIGIGAAITPPLTAWVMVNYGWQTAFYLSSGIGIGLAAIWWFLAADRPATHPWTTHRVATPCTTPASTTRPSIPWTTLRNTPSVWWLMLSYGCLGYVAYVYMSWFYLYLVNERGFTVLRGGLFAAAPFLTILVSCPLGGWVTDRLTIRQGVTKGRQIVGMVGMGLAAGSIALGSALESPYLAIASLSLGAGWLYFTIGAYWSSTSDLSPTHTGSLSGLMNMGANLGGAISPTLTPWLAQQWGWSASLGFAAFIAFIGGIMWIRIKPGDGLAKDDTGRGGLSAEHVPSINQN, from the coding sequence GTGAGCGAGACCATTCATCCTGATCGCAGAGAGCCTTCCCCTCCTTCTCCCCTGCGTTGGATGATCCTCGGATTACTTTTCGCCATCAGCGTGGTCACATACATCGACCGAGTCAATATATCCGTCACCGCCCGCGAAATGATGCCGGCATTGGGGCTCACCGATCAACAGATGGGGTACGTCTTCTCCGCATTCGTCGTCGGATATGCGCTGTTCCAAGTTCCCGGTGGATGGCTCAGCGACCGATGGGGTATTCGTATCGTCTTGACGATCGCGCTCATCTGGTGGTCTTGCTTTACCGCTTGGACAGCCATGGCGGCAACATCATTCCTGGCCGGGTCATTGGGAATCGTCGGTGCGCTTGCTCTTGTCCGATTTCTTCTCGGCGTCGGAGAAGCGGCCGCATTGCCGACCTTTAATCGAGCCGTCACAGACTGGCTTCCGCCCCATGAGCGAGGTCTGGGCATCGGCACCGCAATAGGTGGAATTGGGATCGGCGCAGCCATCACGCCGCCTCTCACCGCTTGGGTCATGGTCAACTATGGCTGGCAAACTGCATTTTATCTTTCGAGCGGGATCGGCATCGGCCTTGCCGCTATTTGGTGGTTCTTGGCTGCCGACCGTCCAGCAACTCATCCGTGGACAACACATCGTGTGGCGACCCCTTGCACAACGCCTGCTTCCACAACACGACCGTCGATTCCTTGGACCACGTTGCGAAACACACCGAGCGTCTGGTGGCTCATGCTGAGTTACGGATGTCTGGGCTATGTCGCGTACGTCTATATGTCCTGGTTCTATCTCTACCTCGTCAATGAGCGCGGCTTCACTGTCTTGCGCGGAGGATTGTTTGCGGCCGCCCCCTTCCTCACAATTCTTGTGTCCTGTCCTCTCGGCGGGTGGGTAACCGATCGATTGACGATCAGGCAAGGCGTAACGAAGGGCCGTCAAATCGTAGGCATGGTGGGGATGGGGCTGGCGGCAGGCTCCATCGCGTTGGGCTCGGCGCTGGAATCCCCCTATCTCGCCATCGCCAGTCTATCATTGGGTGCCGGATGGCTCTACTTCACAATCGGCGCCTATTGGTCTTCGACGAGCGATCTTTCACCGACCCATACCGGCAGTCTTTCAGGCCTCATGAACATGGGAGCCAATCTCGGCGGGGCCATTTCTCCAACGCTCACGCCGTGGCTCGCTCAACAGTGGGGTTGGTCCGCCTCACTCGGTTTCGCAGCCTTCATCGCCTTCATCGGCGGAATCATGTGGATACGCATCAAGCCTGGAGATGGGCTCGCAAAAGATGA
- a CDS encoding FKBP-type peptidyl-prolyl cis-trans isomerase produces MRIRTLCLATGLLVLSAPLLAASQDPVNDDQKTLYALGLAISQSLGTFSLSETELEMVKTGMTDGVLKRPPKADLQTFGPKIQILQQSRLALVAEGEKKTGAAFTAKAASEKGSTKTESGIVITAIKPGTGAAPKATDTVKVHYHGTLTDGTVFDSSVKRGEPATFPLDKVIKCWTEGVQQIKIGGKSRLICPSNLAYGDSGSPPTIKPGATLVFEVELLEILSK; encoded by the coding sequence ATGCGAATTCGTACATTGTGCCTTGCCACCGGGCTTCTTGTCCTCAGCGCGCCACTACTGGCGGCATCGCAAGATCCTGTCAACGATGACCAGAAAACTTTGTATGCCCTAGGGCTGGCCATCAGTCAATCGCTGGGGACCTTTTCCTTGAGTGAGACCGAACTCGAGATGGTCAAGACGGGCATGACCGACGGCGTGCTCAAGCGTCCTCCGAAGGCCGATCTCCAAACATTCGGACCCAAAATTCAAATCCTTCAACAGTCTCGACTGGCTCTTGTCGCGGAGGGTGAAAAGAAGACCGGCGCTGCATTTACGGCAAAAGCCGCTTCGGAGAAAGGCTCGACCAAGACCGAGTCGGGCATCGTCATTACCGCCATCAAGCCTGGAACCGGCGCAGCACCAAAGGCAACGGATACCGTCAAGGTCCATTATCATGGCACCCTGACCGATGGGACGGTATTCGATAGCTCCGTCAAGCGCGGGGAACCGGCGACATTTCCTCTCGACAAGGTCATCAAGTGTTGGACGGAAGGTGTCCAGCAGATCAAGATCGGTGGAAAAAGCAGGCTGATTTGCCCGTCCAATCTGGCCTATGGAGACAGCGGATCACCGCCGACTATCAAGCCCGGAGCGACCTTGGTATTCGAGGTGGAATTACTCGAAATCCTCAGCAAGTAA
- a CDS encoding MBL fold metallo-hydrolase, which yields MNESYLVTALLDVNDVQDVDDRAEARTYLISDRMSGMAAIIDSVLENIERDCKVIRDLGLTLLFALETHIHADHITGASLLKARTGAQIVYGGGAKGVVMGADRFLFDGETLSLGDTRIQGLATPGHTDSCISYVLPGAVFTGDSLFIGSNGRTDLQGGSAEKLFDSIRHNLFALPDDTIVYPGHDYNGRVSSTIGEEKRCNQRLNLSILKAAFIETMNARKVPPPAKMSIAIPANMRAGNI from the coding sequence ATGAATGAGTCATATCTCGTCACGGCCTTATTGGATGTCAACGATGTACAAGACGTAGACGATCGAGCAGAAGCACGTACCTACCTCATCTCCGACCGTATGTCCGGCATGGCTGCCATTATTGACTCCGTCCTAGAAAACATCGAACGTGATTGCAAGGTCATTCGAGATCTTGGTCTTACCTTACTATTCGCCCTCGAAACGCATATTCATGCGGATCACATTACGGGCGCATCGCTGCTCAAAGCTCGGACCGGTGCACAGATTGTCTATGGAGGCGGTGCAAAGGGTGTGGTGATGGGTGCGGATCGATTTCTTTTCGATGGCGAAACATTGTCTCTCGGCGATACGCGCATCCAAGGGCTCGCCACACCGGGGCACACCGATAGCTGCATCAGTTATGTGTTACCCGGCGCAGTATTCACAGGTGATTCCTTGTTTATCGGGAGCAACGGCCGCACGGACCTGCAAGGTGGCTCGGCGGAGAAGCTGTTCGATTCCATACGCCACAATCTCTTTGCTCTTCCGGACGACACCATCGTCTATCCCGGGCATGACTACAATGGTCGGGTGTCCTCAACCATCGGCGAAGAAAAGCGATGCAACCAACGACTGAACCTGTCCATTTTGAAGGCCGCATTTATCGAAACGATGAATGCCAGGAAAGTGCCACCCCCCGCGAAAATGAGCATTGCCATTCCGGCGAACATGCGGGCCGGCAATATCTGA
- a CDS encoding RNA-binding protein, whose translation MGSKLYVGGLPYSVTEQQLTETFGAHGTVASARIISDKFTGQSRGFGFVEMSSDAEAQAAITALHGTEMGGRTLTVNEAKPMEQRSGGGGGFGSGGGRPGGRSGGGKRDRW comes from the coding sequence ATGGGTTCGAAGCTTTATGTCGGTGGGTTGCCGTATTCGGTGACCGAGCAGCAGTTGACCGAAACATTCGGAGCACATGGCACGGTGGCTTCGGCGAGGATCATCTCAGACAAGTTCACGGGACAGTCGCGTGGATTTGGTTTCGTGGAGATGTCCTCGGATGCTGAGGCGCAAGCCGCGATCACGGCACTTCATGGGACGGAGATGGGAGGCCGCACGTTAACGGTCAATGAAGCGAAACCCATGGAGCAGCGTTCTGGAGGTGGTGGTGGATTCGGTAGCGGCGGAGGCCGTCCAGGTGGCCGTAGTGGCGGTGGAAAGCGTGACCGCTGGTAG
- a CDS encoding c-type cytochrome codes for MWGFEYRGKTCQCPSLMHTVAIVVVLLFITGQANACQSDDMELVQKGKQLFNGSAVCWECHGTDADGKTNVTPDVEQLNPKPTDLRNPAVLRLHTDMARYNAIRDGIPGTGMPPFRGMLYENEIQLLIEYLEVLKAGGC; via the coding sequence GGCAAAACCTGTCAGTGTCCTTCGCTGATGCATACCGTTGCCATAGTAGTCGTGTTGCTGTTCATCACGGGACAGGCCAACGCATGCCAGAGCGATGACATGGAGTTGGTCCAGAAGGGGAAACAACTTTTCAATGGAAGTGCGGTCTGCTGGGAATGCCACGGCACCGACGCCGATGGAAAGACCAACGTGACTCCGGATGTTGAGCAGCTCAATCCCAAGCCGACAGACTTGAGAAATCCCGCCGTCTTACGATTACACACTGACATGGCACGCTACAACGCCATACGAGACGGCATTCCAGGAACCGGCATGCCGCCGTTCCGAGGCATGCTCTATGAAAATGAAATTCAACTGCTGATTGAGTATCTGGAAGTTTTGAAAGCGGGCGGATGTTAA